The following DNA comes from Phocoena sinus isolate mPhoSin1 chromosome 7, mPhoSin1.pri, whole genome shotgun sequence.
agtagcccctgctcgccgctactagagaaagcccaagcacagcaaagaagacccaatgcagccaaaaaaaaaggaaaaaaaatgtttatgattcctttgctttttttcccctttagtttCCAGATACATCCAAAATGATGATGGAGAGGTTGAAGTTAACATTTTtgcaattaaatatattaaatatgtgaTGCATTTTGCagatgatttatatatatatagaagtgaatttattaatatttaagtaGTACAAGGCAATataaatagatagctagatagACAGACAGAATGGTCTACCCAAATTATAGTTACCTCTGAGTGGGGGaattaaatgaatgatttttaatatttgtgtttcttcttttgtattttttgagCTTTCAATTGTGTAGACAGAATTCTAAGACAGCCCCCAAGATTCCCATTCCTTGGTGTACTTATCCTGCATAAGTAGTGTGGGTGGGGCCTGTGATTCTGATGAGATAGTCATGCCATAGATTTGGGTATGTGACGAAGGTGATGGGGAGTCACTCCTGTGATTATGTTATGTTATAGGAGACCGGAGATTCTCCTGCGGATGGAAGGAGCAGCTGCTGTGTGGTGAGTGAGCCTGGGAGAGGAGACAGCTTCAGGGCCTCTTGGAGGTGACAGCCAGCAAGGTGGGGACCTCAGTGCTCCAGCAGGGTGCAGTCCCCCCCTAGGTGGGCTCTGCCTCTGGTCTCTCGCTGCTCCTGCAGTCCACTCACGTCGCTATACACCCTAATCAGCGCACACCCCTGCTCAGAAGTCGCCAGGGCTCCCTATTCCTGAAAGACTTGGGTCCAGAGCCCTGATGTGGCTCCGACTGTCCTCTTCAGCCTCGGCCCTCACCAGTCTCATTCTGCACCTCACCCCCAGGGCACTGTTTTCTGAGCTTGACATCATGCTGTCAAGCCTTTGTTCATGGTGTTCCCTCTCCAAATCTTCCCATTTCTAAGAAAATCCCCCAACCTCCAGCTCAAAAGTCACTTGTTAAACTCCCTGGATCCTCAGGGGAGACAATGCGTTTGGCTCCAGGTGCCCCATCACCTACGTCTGGCCACTGtcttccagccccacccacaaCCCCTTCCCTAGGCAGAGACTCCTGGGGCGAGAGCCCTACTGACCCAGTCTGAGTGCCGGCTGCCTGGGGGTCAAGGCACCTCACGTTGCTCATCCCCACGCCCCGCACAAGGCAACGGCTTCGCCGATGGTGGGCCACTCCATCCCTATGGTCCCCTGTGTGCACGTGACCGTAACCCCAAGCCCCCGTCAGGGTCCAGGAAGCCAGGAAGGCGACACACTCACCCTGAGCTGGGTCACTGGGGGAAGTGGCATCTGGGTCCTTCCCTCGGCTCCAGGGACCCCAGGAAAAGCATGCCAGCAGTCCTGGGAGGCCGGGTCTCTCCCACGCTCCTTCTGCTAGAAAGAACACAAGGTCCAAGAGGCAGTGGGGTCAGATGGGGCTTGACACGACTGAGAGACTTTCTGTTCAGCCAACCAAGAGCTTCAACTGTCAACTGCCCTAGTTTTAACtgcctgattaaaaaaaaaaagattctgatttGCAAAAGGGGGTAGGTttttgagctttaaaaaaaaaaccaaaaagaaagactGCTTTTATATACCTATTACCTAATTTCATCTTCGCAAAAACTCTATGTAGGTACCACGTTGGAGAAACTACAGTAAcaaaaatgacatgaaattaattataattacataGCACCAAAGAAAAAACTCAAGAAGCAGTAATTGCCCCCCTACCCCCAGATTTGTAgttcaaactatttttttaaattttattgaagtttagttgatttacgatgttgtgttaatttcggctgtacagcaaagtcactcagtcatacatatatatacttttttcatattcttttccattctggtttttcacaggatactgaatatagttccctgtgctatacagtaggaccttggtgtttatccatcctatatacagtagcttgcatctgctaatcccaaactcccaatccttccctcccccacccctcctcctccttggcaaccataagtctgttctctatgtctgagagtttgtttctgttttgtaggtatgttcatttgtgtcgcatttaggattccacatataagtgataacatatggtatttgtctttctctttctgacttacttcacttagtatgataatctctagttgcatccatgttgctgcaaatggcattatttcattctttttatggctgagtaatattccattgtgtgtgtgtatatatatatatatatatatacacacatacacacacacaatgtgatatatatatatatcacatctttatccattcatctatcaatggacatttaggttgtttccatgtcttggctattgtacatagtgctgctatgaacatagaggtgcgtgtatcttttcgaatgaTAGTTTTGCctgggtatacgcccaggagtggaattgctggatcatagggcgactctatttttatttttttgaggaactccatactgttttccatcatcgctgcaccaatttacattcccaccaaccgtacagagggctcccttttctccataccctctccaacatttattatttgtagacttttttgcgGGGgggccacgcagcatgtgggatcttagttcccctaccagggttcaaacccgcgccccctgcattggaagcgcgtcatcttaaccactggactgccagggaagtccctattatttgtagattttttaatgatggccattcaaCTATTCTTGAAATGGCCATCAAACTATTTCTTAATAGAAATAGAATTAATCTTTTTTGATAATCACACACAAAACAATTACATGTTGATTCGAGTTTCCTTATTATAGTACCACCTCAGTTATCTGGGGATTACTTGAGATCCCTAACCATCTGGAATAAGGTCAACTggaacaaagttttaaaaaaggactCCGGAgagccaagacacagaaaatcCTTTCTCGTAATTCTTTACTTGGGGCCAATTTACTCTTAATCTGTACCCAATTCTAAAAAGATTGGGTCCTTGTTTTTCAACCAAAATGCATCTGAATTAAGCATAAACTGGGTAAAAGCACTACCAAGAGGCAGGCAACCTAAAAGTATAAGAACAGCCATCAGACAGTGAGGAAAGAGACTGGAAAGCTCCACAAGCACTAGCAAAACCTCAGCAGCATGAATCCATGGCGTAACCCACCGCAAAAGCCTGGAAGAAATTACTGGACAATGAGTTATAATTACACCCGTGACCTTTAGTCATTAATGAAAGGTTTCATGTTCAGTATGTTTTGATAAAAGTACAATCGACTTTAACACAATATATAGAATGACTCCCttgcaaaatgttaaaaatttgaaatgttaGTGTTTAAAAAGAGGCAAGGATTCTGCATGCCATGCAGGGTGTCAGGAAATGGGAATACAGTGGTGATTAAACTCACAAGGGAAAGTGACAAAACCACGCAGAAGCAGGTTCGGGTTTCATTTGTGAATTGCAAATGGCGTGGgcgggtcagggaaggctttctggaggaggaagTCCAGTCCTGAATGGTGAGATGGGATTGGTCAGGAAAAGGAGGATGGAAGAAAAGGCTTTTCTCTCTGAGGCAACTGCAATGTAAAAAAAGTTTAGGAGCCCAGAGCAAGCTTGGCTCTGGGGAATTAAAAGTTgttccctgggggtgggggatgggggggtgggatgaactggtagattgggactgacatgtatacactaatatgtataaaatggataactaataagaacctgctgtataaaataataaataaaataaaattcaaaaaaaaaaaagttgttcccTGGGAATAAGAGATGTCTAAGAGACAAAGGGCTCAGAGAATTTCTAGGCACAGGCTCATTAGGGGACAGAAAATTTTCCCCATGGGGCCAGGTCAGCAAAGGTGCCGGCAGCAACAACCCGAATGACAATCCATCTCAGGACGTTCTCCGTGTCTTTCAGAATGCTGGTCCTTGAGTTTCAAATTTAGCTGGCTTCCTCACAGACTCAACAGAAGAgttgtgggaaggggaggggaaggttaGGGCAGGCTCCACAGCTGAGAGGAATGGTCTTCACCTAGGCAGGCCACGCTGGCAGGTAAGTCTGTGACATTTGTGACATCAGAGGTACCAGGTCTCCTTGCAGGAAAAgccccacccccgacccctgTAAGTTTGGCATCACCCAGTTCCTGAGTTAACACACCAATGCCCAGGGAGGCGGAACACAGCCTCTGTCGTCATTAACTCTTTAGCAAGAAGGTTGGCAGAGGCTGGAAAGCTTGGAGGGCGGCAGGTGCTGGAGAGGAGTGGGGGGAAGGAAGCTAGAAGCTAGAAGCTAAATCACTCCGGCGTTTCACAGCTTTGCCAGATCCAGCTGTACTTAACATCCATATTTTAATCTCGGGGCACTGGAAACCTTCTGTAAAACCCTGTGTACCCGGATGGATGAGATTCAGACCCTTTTGCTGATGGCAGCAGTCACTGGGGCTGGCAGAAGACCCGtactcccctccccacacttcaggagagtggggagggaagcGAGGGAGACACTGCAGTGGGTAGCCAAGAAGGACTGGTAAACTCTAGGCCCTCAGTCCCTCACATCCTTTCTCCCCTCACCTCCAAGTCCCCAGCATTTATTCCTTGCCTTCTTTTGACCCCGCGGCGTTTAACCGTCGCGTCTCTAGGGCATCCCTAGCTGTGCGCATCCTAGAAGCTCCTGGCACCGGATATCCCCCTAGTCCCAATTTTGTCCTCCTCCCACCTTGAAACTGGTGCATCCCAAGGCTTTCCCgtctcctcctcccctgcccccccaatCCCAGATCTTTGCCCAGCTCAGTCCAGCCCTCTTTCCACCAACCTCCCCCGCCTTCTGCTTGCCGCCTCGGCTTTCCTAAGCACTCCGAATCCCATGCACTCAGGATCCACCCGGGACAGACTCGGCCCGTTGCCCAGGGCCCGCTCCGCCCTACCTGGGAGGCCTAGTGCTAGGCACCTCCtctctcctggcctcagtttacCTCGGTGTACCATGAAGGGGGCGCTGGCCAAAAAAGCTGGCCTTCCCCCAGCCGCCGCCCGCCCACGCCGTCCGGGACCTAGAGCCCACTCACCTGGTCGCAAGCGCCCGGCGGCTTGCAGGGCCCTGCAGGCGGCCGCCTGAACAGTCAAGTTGGAAGCCGGGTGGCCGGGGCAGTAGGCGGCCGCCTGCACCGGGCCTCCAGCCTGGCGGCCGAACACCGTGCGCAGCAGCGCCTCCAGTAGCCGCAGCTCCGGAGCCACCAAGTCCACGGGCTCCGCCTCGGCCACCAGCACCCCGACCAACGCCGCGCCAGGCCGCCGCCGGCTGCGCACGTCCCGCAGCATCTCCCGCAGGTGGCGCCGCGGCTCCCGGGCTGCCAGCGATGACGCGCGGCACAGCACGAAGACCAGCGGTGAGCGGATGGCGCGCGCCCGGGTCGCGGGCACCTTCTGCGCCCCCGGCGCCCCGGGCCCCGCGCCTTCGGCCGCCTCGCCGCCCGGCTTGCCCGCGGCTTGCTGGGGCGGGAACACCGCCCGGGCGAAGTCCCACAGCAGCGCGCGGCTCTGCTCGCGCTCCCACAGTTCGCCCACCAGCAACACCTGCCCGCAGCCGCCCGCCGCCTCCACCAGCGCCTGGAAGGGCGGCTCAGCCGGGCGCGCGGGCCGAGCAGCCAGCGCCTCCAGCTCGCGCTCCATGCTCGCCGCCTCCCGCCTTCTGCGGCCGCTGCTGCCCTGCCTGGCCAGCTGCCTGCCTCTCGAgggggcagcggcggcggcggcggcggagacggcggcggcggcggccgggaaGACACGCCCCCGAGGGCTGCGCCCCGCCCGGCCCCCGGCCCGCGGGCCGGGATCGCCCAGCTCCAGCCGGCTGCTGGGCCGGAGCGGAGGCTCTCCCCCAGGCCTCTAATGGTGGCGCCTCCCGCAGTCCCTACGGCAGACGCGGGGAAACTGAgccgttcatccatccatccacccatccatccatccaacatttattgaacacctactaggTGTACAGGACCCGAAGGtagaggaagacagaaaattaTCATGTGAGCAAATGGACCTTCACAAGTTAGATTGGTCTGAGGCCTGGAGCAGATAGATTTCTGAGTTCTCATGGTTCGGGGACAGGAAGCTTTGGAGGCCGGGCTGCCGGTGACTGCTGCTTTGAAGTGAAGTTGGCGGGTGGGGCAGGGCACCAGATAAGGGGGTAGCGAggtgagaaaagaagggaagcaGGGGTCTCTTCTGTTACTTCTGTCCTTGACTCACCTTTTGGGGCTTCAGCATTTAGAAAACTAATTGAGGGCTCATTGTTTCAACAAGTCCTCGTGACCTGCAGGGCATTGTCCTCCGCACTGGGAAGTGGAGGCAGATCGTGTTGCTCCCTGTGGAACAGAAAGTCTAGGGGGGCAGATGTGGGGCACAGATGGTGTTCTGATCTATGTGTGCAGGAGGGGGACAAGAGGATGTCAGTAGGCCAGGTCAGAAGCAGGAatgcatttcctttcattctaagGGTCTAAGTCAGCTTCGTCCGATAGAACATTTGGTGGTGATGGAAGTGTTTTATAttatctgcactgtccaatgcAGTAGCCACTAGCTGTATGTGGCTATTATGGAGCACTCGAAATCTGGCTAGTGCAAGATTTAGATTTTATTTCGTTTCAATTAAGTGTAAATAACCACATGAAGTGAGTGGCTAGGGCATTGGGCAGCGCTGGTCAACGCTCTTTACCTCTCCTCTATTACTCGGTATAGACCAAAGGCCCCTTTGGGTCAATAACTTGTTAATACTCAGCTCTCTCCTTCACTGTATAACCCACAATCTGCTCTTGTAGTTACTCTGTTTCCTGCCCCCTGTAATTATGTTGAAACATCTCCTCCTGGAGAGTTTGTATGTCCATTCAATAAAGCAAACCTTTtctgagcacctcctgtgtgcaAGCAGTGGGGATTCAAACATATCCAAGCAGCTCTGCCCTAAGTCTGATCATCCTACAGTGGTATAGCCAATGTTGGGGGGAAGGACCCCATATCTTTGTTGTGGGCTTTGTTGTGCCTCTCTATACCATCTCTGCCCATGATGGATATCCAGGGGCTTGGGTGGGAAAAACACAAGATATGGAGCAAGAAGCCCTGGGCTGGAGTCAGGTTGGGTTCCAGCACCAGCTCAGTGATTCAGTCAACCAATCTGTATTTATGGAACATCTCTACCGTGCACTGTGCTGGTGCTGGGAAGACAGCTGTGAACAGGCCAGGTTCCTACCTTTGTGGAGCTGACGGTCTagtggaggctgggagagaaagACGAGAAACAAGTAAATTCATAAATAACAGCTTCAGACAGTGATCGgtgcaatgaaaaaaataatgcagggCTGACACTATGGTAATGTGCTTGAGATGCTGGCCCATTCCCGTGAATacaatcctgaagatgccacggAAGCAAGAAGGAGGTTGAAGAGGACTGAGAAACAAACCTAAAAACTATGAGAcatgccctcccccaccctaccTTCCTGGAGGCCGCAAGTGGTTGGGTTGTGGTGTGTGGGAGAGAAACAGAAGTCCTTTCCAGATGATCCTAatcttctaaaattaaaacaatatgtgtgtgtgtgtctgtgtccagaaGAATATATTCAAAAAGTAGTCATACTCATCTCTAGATAGTAAGAATGacaggtaatttttattttgtcctttttgcttatctgtattttctaactatataaaataaatgggaTACCTTTGTTATAAGAAAACAGTGAAAGCTATTAGTTTAATCAGATTTCTGGAAAGTATAAGCCAGTACAGATTtaatcaataaatgaattaagattCATTTCAGCTGCTAATGACACAGACTACAAATAACAGTGGCATAAACACgatgaaagtttatttttctctcttgtagAAGTTTGGAGGTGGACAGTTTATGGCTGATGTAGTAGCTCTGTTTTACTAGGTCTTTGAAGACTCAGGTTGCATTCCAGATCACTATTCCCCCATCTCTTCTTCATGATTCAAACTCGCAGCTAAAGCTCCAGTCATTACCTCTGTGTTCCAGGCAGCTGGATGGCAGAGGGCTGAGGAAGGAACAAAATTCAATCGACTTCAGATTTCTTTAATAGTAACACTGGATTTAAGAAGATAGGGACTGTCCTGGCGGTGCAATGGTTAAGACCCTgcacttccgctgcagggggcacaggttctatccctggctggggagctaggATTCTacatgccgtgtggtgcagccaaaaaataaacgatagttgaataatatttttaaagtatcaaaaagaaagaactttgaaGCTAGATTTTGCTAAATTATCAGGCATATACAGGAGATAACGCCTTTATCACATACAGCCCCTCTTTGAAAGCACCGTTAGAGGAAACATTCcaacaagaagagaaataaatacaggCGTGCTCAACAATAGGGAGTAAGAGGGATTAAATCACTTGTTTAAATGATTCTTGTCTAAGTAAACGGTGCAGTGTGGTGCCTGCAAAGCACAGCTTGGGTGGGCATAAGCTGGGAGGGCGGCAGAGTGGCTGGGAGCCCTACCAGGTAAGTGGAAAAGGAATTGGCCCCATTTGGTTACCTTtctgaggaagagaggaaaacttATCAGCTGATTAGAGAGGAACTCTCAGAGGtgctggtgtttttgttttgtgttgttttggccacactgcacggcatgggggatcgaacccatgccctctgcattggaagtgcagagtcttaaccactggaccaccagggaagtccgtgtgCTGGTGTTTTTGTACTTTCTCGTGAGGCTTGTCTAAAACCAAGACGCTCTGCCTCTCCAGCTATTTATTCTCTGGCTCTAATTTCCAGGTAACAATACCAAACTTTCCAGTGGTGGGTTGGAGGATAGATCAGACAGGGGGTGGGGCATTAAACAAAGGTCAGAGTCCAGGGCTAGTGAAGTTTATCTTTACCTGTATTATTTACATGGCAAATTAACACGAAATTACAAAGACCTTAGGAAAAAGGCAGGATGCCAAGGATATTTCTTCCCCCCCTCTGTCCATGCcctaaaaatcataaaacaaccaggctttttcttgtttctctggtTTATCAATGGAGATGTAAAGTGAAACTGGGATTTCTGAAACAGTTTGCCTCTTCATGTTCACTCAAGCAGAACTTGGGAGGAAGAGTGACAGAAAAGTGCTGATTTGGAAAACAAGGAGTAGTCTTGGTTGAGTTGCTGGTGCTTTCTTTcgcctctcttctccctctctttcatcctattctccttttcttccttcccctcccctcccttccttccgcTCCCCCTTTCCCGTGTCcccactgtttctttttctcccttatcatcactcttccttccctctttctttcctctcttttgtcCTTCCACACTCTCTTTTCTCCCCAAGACAATTGTTTTGGGAGCTGTGAGGAAGGTGGGACCTGGGGAGACTTTATGGGCTCCCTGGTGAGACAGATAGAGGAAAAAAGATCTTAAATGTGAGGAAGACCATGGAGGGAAAGGAAATTGGGGGAGCCCCTGGACCACAGAGGAATGAgattggggtgggaggaggcatgGGAGGACGTTCAAAGCCTGGGTCCAACGAGGAACTGTGGGCCCCATGGTGGAGCAGCCCCCTCTGACAGGGACAGGGTAAAGGGACAAATTAggtaattaaatagttaatcccactaggggattgtaagtaaacaaaaagtatgggagacccctggaagttaatgatcactcaagaaagaaggtttgcttaaccacaaaaccaagcaggccTGTTAGCAACAAAACCGTGCAACAGAAGCGTGAGAcatgccccaaaacaataaaacaatggtggcgtgagacccacatcctgcccagtgagctcagtaagtcAGTGATCCCTAGGACACGTTCTCTGCacacaataaaaacacaataatttatggaaaggtgacatttcaaagtgaaagaccCTCATTGTACTGAGACCTGAAACAGTTTTTTCATAGTGCCACGACAGTCTTGGcttgaccatgtagggacaagaaaatTCCCTTGCCCAACCTGGAGAAGGAGCTGATGATGGAAGTGTGatgtctactcaagaatgaggaagacgggggtcttttccccctccccacttttcctttgattataaaactgtagcccactaagttcttaGGGTGGCACCCTCTCACCCTCACAAGCATCCTATTGTAATAAGTCATTTCTTATCTGttactttgcctctcactgaattctttctgtgctgagacataaaggaccagagctccttggagcccCACAAAGTACCACCTAGCCGTTTCACCTCTGTGTCCTGGCTGCTGGATGACAAGACAGGGCACCAGTGTGCTAGGACTTCATTTCCTCATTGTTGGGGAAGAAAAGGATTCCTTTCCTCCATTCTGGGTTCTCTGGCTGGTTCAGTAATTAAATCGACAGACAAcaaattaataggagaaaaacaaatttaattatgtGCATACCGGAGCCCCACAAAGACAGGAGATGCAAAGGCAGTTGGGCGATGGAGCTTACATGCCATCCTGGGCTGAGGAAAGGGTTAGGGGCCTGGGGctccagaggggaggagggccaTTCACAGGAAGATGAGAAGCGCAGGTGGTTGGCAACCAGATGTTTGCCCTACCATGCAGGTAAGTCTTTCAGATTAGAAAAAAAGTTATCTCTGGTAATAGCTGTCTTTTTGGTACaggcttcctttttaaaatcttttaggCAGTTACGGGagaggaaggacttccctggcagtccagtggttaagactccatgctcccaaagcAGGAGGCATTGGTTCAGTCcgtggctggggaactaagatcctgcatgccacacagtgtggccagaaaaaaagaggagaggttAAAAGCTTCCCCTAAGtctgctgggtcttcattgccttcacctcaaaataatccacacgccaaagtggcacattttggggtggcgtATTCCGCTTCCCTTCATCGAATACCTGGCCAGGACTGGTTCCCATAAGGGCACTGGGAGTGCAGATCTGTGTGACAGCTGGTGTCCTTCTGGGGGTTAAGCATCTCAGTTTTCCCTGAACTCTAGGGGTCTAATGAAGGTTTGTTAAGAAGCCTGGGAGGGGATGCTGAGCCAGAGACCCTGGCTTAAGCCCCTACAGTACCCCTGCTGGGCCCACGATGGTTCACTGGTGTCAGGAGGAGGAGTGGGCAGCCCCCAAGGACACACCCGCACTGGCTGAGTGAGGGGCAGCGGCAGGGAGGTAATCCTCCATCGGTAGACACCTGTACTCAGGCCGCCCTTCAGCCATCCTATTCCATCCCTCCTCTACCCATCCACTGAGGGGCACGTGGTTGAAGACCCGGGAGCAACAACTGAAAGGACATCTGTGTGAAGCGCGGGCACCAGCCAGCTCTGCTTGGCATCCAGGAGCGGCAGACAAGCTCGCCTGAGCAGGGTCTGCGTGTCTGCATCCTTAGCCCAGCACAATGTGGGCAAAATGTGGCCTCAACCTGCAACCTCAAAGAGGGCGTCTGCACCTGCTGCCATGGCCATGGGCT
Coding sequences within:
- the C7H2orf72 gene encoding uncharacterized protein C2orf72 homolog translates to MERELEALAARPARPAEPPFQALVEAAGGCGQVLLVGELWEREQSRALLWDFARAVFPPQQAAGKPGGEAAEGAGPGAPGAQKVPATRARAIRSPLVFVLCRASSLAAREPRRHLREMLRDVRSRRRPGAALVGVLVAEAEPVDLVAPELRLLEALLRTVFGRQAGGPVQAAAYCPGHPASNLTVQAAACRALQAAGRLRPAEGAWERPGLPGLLACFSWGPWSRGKDPDATSPSDPAQDNSQDPEEELALTVVYPNGDCEDPRKGSVACDRVASTPAEPAET